The sequence below is a genomic window from Phycodurus eques isolate BA_2022a chromosome 6, UOR_Pequ_1.1, whole genome shotgun sequence.
TGCTGCATCCCACTTGCTCCCTCCATGCCCCCTCCCCTCTGGTTGGCTGCTTGCAGGTAGCCCGAGCTCTGCAGTTGCAGCGAGTCCCCTCATGTGATGCTCTGTTAGCAGCGACCACTGCGGCAGGTAAACAGGAAGACGATGGAAGAGGGATGGAGCTCACCAAACTCCTCGACCAAATCAGAGCTCAGTGCAACCTGAACAGACTTGCCAACCACAATGAGAGACGCCTCAGTGCAGGCTCATATTCACTTCCCAGCTATACCGGGCCAAGCGAATCTGAAGCTGGAGCTACAGcagcatcaacaacaacaacaacacacagtgGAGCTCTCATCGAGGTACACGTCTCTTCCTGTACCTGCACTCATCGTTTGGTTTTCCTTCTGTGTTCTTTTGGCCTGTAGCCATCAGACACAAGGCTACTCCTCGTTAGATGAATACATGGTTATACAATAGGTTTGAGTTTCAGGACTCACTCTGTCTCTGGCTGCTATGATGCATGTTGGTATTTACTGAACCTTTGTGCAAGTGTCCATGAGGCATATTTTTACTTAACATTCTATTAAGCTCATTGGCATGCATAATTTCCCAGTTACCATGTGGTAATTTGTGCTCACACACTATAGCTTTGAAAAATGATCAATCGTACAGTCCTTTTTGATGTGAGGTGTATGATTGTGCTTTTCCATTAGGGTAAATATTCCCATCACTTCATTGACAAACAGCACTGAAATAGAATCACGCTCCTGATAGATTCAGGATTGGATTAAACTTCCGATTAAACGTTTCTTTTCAgatttttgacaattctttTCTACACATTACAcgataagacaaagataatgacattcaaacaaacatgaatttaaaaaatctattaaaaaaaaaaaaaaatggtcaatgtttgcagatttttctCTCTGTTCTAAAGTTAAACAATTACTAAATgataaagtattgtaaaacagtcaaatgttctgcctgttaTGTAATATCTTTTTTGTTGTAAGCATTAAGTgacccaaaaataatttttttattcaatatatattttttaaattaatcagcTGATTAATTggttatctttttattttattcagccAAATATTGGAATCGGCATCAGCTAATAATTATtctgtattattttgtttttgagtgTGTAAATATTGTCACGTGTGTTTCACTGTATCTTAGAGGGTGTGAGGATGATGGGTGTGAACGCCCAGCAGCTGTACAGTGTGTCAACACAGCTGGCACAACTGTGTTTGAATGCAAACTCAAAGGGCGGCACTGCTGCCTGGTCACACAACACAGAATTCACAGAATCAAGCGCATACAACCtgtggccttttttttcttttgactctgCGTCAGTGGGAATTGTGCCCGGTATTTGGACTTAGTCCccattttgcttttttcattttttgtatgGATCATTTCCAAGAATCCACACCAGACATGACATTTAACACTTTTATACCGTCTTTATTTCCATCTGACCCAGGAGAAAGCAGCATGGGCACAGGTTAGCCTTGGCAGCAATGCACTGAGGGAGGCTCGGGCAGAGTTAGCTGAGGCCCGGAAGCAGTGGCAGTCCCTTCAGGTGGAAATTGAGACACTGCATGCTTTGGTAAGGAAGCCCGAACATCCATAACGCCAGTCCTCTTACTTGAGATGGCAGATGGCATGGCAACTTTGCAGATGTGATCACGTATGAAACTAATCACAAGACGCAGTCATCATCGTACGCAAACCACCCGGTCAGCATGTCATTAGCTCACTAGGCCTCTATTTTTCCATGGAGCTGTGACTCACATTTCTCTTGATGTTTCACCTTCTTGCACAGGTACTTCCAGTGATTACTGTAAGCAGCAGTCTACCTATTTTATATTAGCACACTGCATCTATTTGCTTCCCAAGGCCAACCATTGAAGATAAATACATTAACATATTCCATAAAAAAGTTCAGTGAGGACAAGAGTGCTATATTGCTGAGAAATggccatagttttttttttcaaatgaatacgAACTGAGCAAAACATCTGACAGATGGTTTCGCAAACCAGTAAACCAGGCTTCAAAACAGCGAAGGATAATCCAGACAATAAAGTCCAGATCGAACCAGATGTACTACTGTGCAGGTGTGAAAGAGAATGTCTGTGTAAGAATTTAAgaaaggggccaatactttttcatggcccTGTATATTCCTTAGACAAAAAGGGTCGTTCGATGGCTCTTTAATGTCATACTACTGGAAGATCCAAAATTACCAtgcatttgctttgcttctttTGTTGGTTCTCCAGGAAAAAGGCCTGGAGAACTCCTTACAGAATACCCAGCAGCTGTACTCCAGCCAGCTGCAGGAACTTTCCCAGGTGATCACTGGGCTGGAGGGTGAACTAGAACAAGTGAGGAATGGACTCGCCACACAGCGTCAGCGCCACAGCCAGATGCTCAACACAAAGATACGACTGGAGCGAGAGATCTCCACTTATAGACGACTGCTGGAAAGGGAAGAGGGCAGGTGAGCGATGAGAGGCACCAGAGGGTGCTTTAACGACTGTAGGAACCAGGGAGGGGTAACTGGTTTCAGTCTGCCAACAAGCGCGATCAAGCATGGTCATGACTCACatcaatgtttttaatttgagtcACACAGGCCCTCATATCCTGTCTGAGCTCATAGTCGCTGCCTGCAATTACCTGTTTTCTTGgggtattttccattttcttcgTAGGGCTTCTTAGTTAACAATAGGTTTGATTCTGTAGCAAACTCAAAAGTTGTCTGTACAACTTAACAGAAAGACAGAAACCACGAGAAATCAGAAAGCCTGTATCATCTTGCAAGGTGTTGTCTGATTTCATAATGTCCCTGACATGCCGTTGCAAGAATAATTAAGAGAAAACGATAATGATCACAGCACTTGTTCTTGTGGCTTTTAAGTAATCGTTTTACCGAGGCGTTTCAGACATACTGCAGAGTAAGTGTCTTGACAGAGGAGAAGTGAGTTGTCTCGGACTCACAGCTTTTACTGGGTGCAGAAATCCCGGCATACAACGTTGAGTTGATTTAGGGACGGTAATGTCGTACAAGAACACAGTACTTTGTGATCTGAGATACAGGCTTTTTTAGACTTGCTTTGATCATTGCAGTCGTCTTTTGGAAATGATGACATCATAAAGTTCCTTTCTCAACTCTTCTGGATATTGATGTCACCACTTAAAGACAAGCTCAGTTCTCagtcacattttgctgtttgcttGACAACCTTGGAAAGGGctatcaaactcattttcatcgtgggccacatcgtagttgtgatttccctcagagggatGTTATGAGTGTGAAAATcacattatattattatacgTGCATGTTTCTCCTtcattacattatattttttttaacaacaaattacattttaaatcataattcatgcggcggaacggtggacgactggttagcacatccgcctcacagtcctgaggaccggggttcaaactgaagactcgaaattaattgaagactctaaattgctcatagctgtgaatgtgagtgggaatggttgtttgttggtatgtgccctgcgattggctgtcgaccagtttgcggtgtaccccgcctctcgcccgaagatagctggggcaggctccagcacgcccgcgaccctagtgaggatatgcggaaTGGaagaggaatgaatgaatgaataattcatGGTCAataatgtcaatcaaatataaatatggtactatatgttaaaaacaaatatggtGGGAGGCAAAAGCTTTGTAATATCTGTTATAAAAGCAGGGAGTTGGGCGGGGTCACAGTCCTTAGGTGACACTTCCAACAAAGAGGGCAACCATGCTCAAATGTGTACTATTATTGTACATGTTACTCTTTGATGGGTTGCTACATGTAATTTTGCGACTGATAAGCAACATATGCTCAGATAGGCACCGCCAAGTGCAATAAATAAAGGGTTGTGAAAATACACGTAATAAAAGGCACATCAAAGGCAGGCCAAAAAGTAGGGGAAAAGGATGCGGCGTGTCGGatccttgagtttgacatccgtGACCTAGGAGAAGAAGCCTATTGCGGTTTTATTTCATCGCTGAGCAGAAAATCAGTTTCAATGCCAGACTTTGTTCtgagaaaaagtattttgcaATACTAGGAGTTCTTAAATGCCAGTTGACAGTTCACaccaagtgtgtgtttgtttgcacacCCATGCTGGAGGTGCACACGCAAATAAAGAAGTAAAACTTTTTGACGCAGCCCATTCCTCATCTATGCATTGCTTCATTCCTTTAGGTACATGGTCCACAGTGAGCGGCAGATGGGTTTGCAGCTCTGGAGATCGTCTTTGCTGGAACCGAATGAAAAAGGTGTGGAGAACAGCTTTTGTGATCCCACGATCACCCCAGATGAACCAAAATCAGAGCCTCTGCCTGAAACAACTTCCCTCCTACAAAAAGACAGCAAGCCAAAGGAAAGCGCCGTACCCCATCGGCCACAGAGCCTTGTGATACTCACAGGTAACACGTACACAGCGATCGCTGCCCAGACATGGTTCATCACCCAAGTCTTCTTACAGAACCACACGAAGATAAACATTTACCAATCTCCACTGTGAAGACTCAGGAGATTCTCCAGGGTGACGTAGTGCAGGAGAGTGCAGAGGGCCACGGCACTGTTGAGTAAGTACCAATGTTAAGCTGCTGCTAGGACCTGGTTCATTTTCACCTCATACTAAGACAACGCTTTCCTTTGAAGGCTCTTCTTCATTACAACAGGTGgtgtttttaattaaaccaGTAGTTTTCTGCTTTCCCAACATATTGATGTCAAAGCACCTCAAATTGTAAGATGTCAAGCATTGATTAACTGTGCTTTTGATTAACTCATCAGCCTACAATGCAACAATCACCAACGTCCTCCCCACCCTGTGTCATACAGCCTGAGCAATTTAAGAGGCATACAAACGTAGTCTGCTGCTTGAGATTCCCATGGGTGATTCATCAGGAGGCTGCTTGGGAACTTCTCCTCCCTTTAATAACTTTCGTTTGATGTCGAGAGTCCCGCCTGGCGTGATGTCTTCGAGGTGTGGCACCTGTTGTTGTTAGACCAGACAAgtggaatttttgtttttttgttttttgtaaatgccTCAGGCGCCATAAActaccccccccacacacacacacacacacacacacaccggtgCGCAACAATTTACATGATCTCCCACATGTACGCATCTCATGATATTTAGATTATTGAAACACTGTCTGTCTTCCAGACTGTTTTGCTTGACTGAGGTGTCATTTAAAGACACTGGCATTGTGTTGCAAAGGCTCACATCAGATAACATGGCTGGTATGTTTGGGAGGGTCTGGTACATACACTTTCACTCAcaggaaaaatacatttcaaggtTTTAGGCGAAGGAAAGTGCCACCCTAAGACCAAATAATTGGAGTGTACtgtataaagcatcaaatattgtcttttagatcaatacttaactatattcataaaaGCTTGTGACCAAAACGTGCCCAGCGAGGTACGTACACGctgggtacgttcaaatgaaaGGAATCAgcaaagtacaatatactgtcgTTACGGCATCAGACGGCTATACAGGCTCGCTGCCGGCAACTGTTATTTTTATGCCACGGTCCGGTTCAATCAGGTTTGACCGCATTGCAcagtgtgcggcaggctttAGGTTAGCTCTCTTACAACCTATTACATAAGGGTAAAGGCACTGCAAATTCAATTTACCGTAATTGTAGCCCAACAGTCATTATTTGCTGTTTTACAGTCTCGTTCCTGCGTCTCAACCTTCAATTCACGAATAAATGACTACGGGCCTAATTCATCCATTCGTAACGGTTTGAATCCCTCtttaaatgaaatacagtgTTTCCTGGCATATTCACAATTGGCGCATTCACGTGTTCAAAGATtcgtttcaaaaaaaaaaacaaaaaaaaaaaaactatcatacGTTATTAGCTGAAAAACTCTCCTGTTCACTGTTTCTGTGCTCGGGCCAAAGCAGTGAAACTATTGGCTTGGCacaattttctgacattttggtGGCAGCGTACTGTAATAGAAGTGAGTTATTCGaccaaagtagtgctttgccaccatcttgtggtaaTTGTGGCAAATGTGGCAATTACAACTCTTTTTCGGGCCAGCGTCAATTACTTGTGATTAGCGGCAGGCCTCGGTACCCTACCTATCCTGCGAGAACAGCAGTGGAACACCGTGTCctcaaatatacatttacattcacatgAACAAAGCCCGTAGGTATTGAGCATATGTTCTGGAAGAAAATAGGAAGTCGTGAAATCATGTGCATCATCTCCCAgatcatgaaataaaagaataatCGCTATTTTTCCAGGACCGAAAAGATCGACAAGGTCATTAAGCAGTGGGAGAGCTCTTTCTTCAGGGGGAATCCCAAACTCCGAAAGAAGTCTGTGTCGCTGCGCTTCGACCTGCACATGGCTGCTGCAGACGACGGGTGTGCCCGGACTGAACATGACGGCCTCCCGGACGTTGAGGTGCGTCTCATCATGAAAAGATCTCGCAGCAGTGCAACAATCACACCCTAAATTGTGCGATTAGCCAGTGAGTGAATACTGGAGTCCCTGCCTTATGCTGCTGTCTGACCTTGATAAATGAATATTGATTTGTAACCAAAGTTGCCAAAATACAATCTTGGATGACGGTATTTAACTCCAACTAAAAATTGACATGAGGAAATGAAAGGTCGCATATCCCTTAAGACAATGTAAATTTTACGTTTGGGTCGAATTAACATGtgcactaatatatatatatatatatatatatatatatatatatatatatatatatgcttttaGGTAGTATTAAGCGAGAAAGAATGATGTATTGGAAATTGAGATTGTGTTTAAATGACGGTGATCTTTGAAAGTGTTcctttttaatttcattgtctCGTTTGTCCATATCGCCGCCGACATTGCCTTATTTCGAGATCATGTTAAATTCCTTTTGTTCCCAAATGGCAGTCGATTGAACCTGCTCCTTTCGTTAACCTTAAATGTTGTGCTGATTTTAGTTCAGGTGAAACTTGTGACGTGGATGATTCCGGGGAGGTCCTTCCTTGTGCAGTTATTATTGTCATAATCCCCGAATGTTTGCACAGCTAAACCATAACGCACTTAAAACAACTATAATAAAATGACATAGCAGCACTcctaatgtgtgtgtgctgacAGCTGATAATTGCATGCGGAATTTCAAAGCTCACACGTGCAAAAGCTCTTTGCTCGGATATTGCTATATTTATTCAAAGCCTTAACCCTGACACATCATCACGTCCACCCAAGTGGAGTAATTAATTTTGTGGTCCGCGCACAGTACCCGTTTTAGCCACACAGCGGCAGCATTTGTACATAGTGTGCTGTACAATACCTGTCCTGTAgtactacagtatattttgcCCAATACAACATATgctattatatattttaatacattgatttttatttacatgtggTAAAATATGTGCCACTGTGCATTTCATTTCCATTAATGTCTGTTTCATGTTTCACGTATTTCAAATGATTGTCGATGCAGTTGTGCTTGATTTTACTTTGCCTGAAGATGCACACGCTCTTCACTCGGAGTAGGCCTACTTCTGTAACATCccaatgaaatattttgttttcagctTACAAATAAAGTGAATAGGCTGGCTGATGGTTGCGTTTAACCACAAAGCACTCAGCTATGTTTACGTTGACTTTCTCTTCCTCTGAGAATTGTACATTCACAATGTGCACTAGGACACAAGCTCAGCATGTTTATTCATCATAACAAATAGTACATGGACAAGAATGAACAgaatgtgcatatatatatatatatatatatatatatatatatatatatatatatatatacactgtatgtatatatatatatatatatatatatatatatatatatactagcATAAAAGATCAcgctgtacaaaaaaaaaaaggtgccagTTTCATTATTTGTATACATTATCAAGGTTGTGCATTTGCCTTACAAAAAGCTCACCAAAACGTCGTTTTGTTTGTTACAAACAAATGTTCGTCTCATGTGTAATCAGtcatacatgtactgtatcttcATTCGCGAATCAGTCAAAATGTACCTTTTATTGGGTTGATGAAGCTAGGTTGTTATTTGGCCTCTTATATCATGCCTTTGACCCTCCTTATCGCAGCTAAATTTGACGTTTGATTTATTGTTGTATGTTATATAACTAACCAATCAGGGTTTTCAAAGTACCACagcctgttttgttttctgcccAACGGTCCCTTCTACAGTggcaaagtgaaatattttgtaaGCCACTGTGGTAGATAACATAGTTGAACTCGACAGAGAGAATTTGTTTCTGACAAAGACATGTTAGGAGCCAAAGTAGCCAAGCCATTGAATCGAAGTGCTAAACAATCCGAGAACTTGTCGATGTCATGACACGTCCGATTATTTTAGCGTGTGTGTACAAGCCTTGTACCATTTAGTCACGCAAACCCAAACACTAGCAATAACAAAACTCAAGAGGTGTTTTGATTGCTCCAGCAATATTGCAGACAGCTTGAGTAGGCTCAAGTGTgtgggttgccatggcaatgacaCAGAGGTTAGTCTGCCTCTTACAAGCCGGTGTATCATCTAAAGCTGTTACTTTAAGGTGATATTGTCACCTGATGTCGCTTTAACGCTAAGCATTTATTACTTGAAAAAATAAAGTCGAGAGACAGTTTGTGCAAAGTATCTAATGTTGGATGTTATTTCAGTATTAGTGCTCGTATGACTTGGCTATGACAGCCTTAATAACACCGACAGCTGTGCTGCAGGGCTGCAGAGGGTCATATTCAGCAAAGACGTGGCAGACGTTCCCCATGCCAGCTTCCACACCTTTCGCCACAAAGCCAAACATCCTGCACACCAAAGCAATCACTGTAATTATGTGGAATACAGGATACAACCACTGTGTCAAAGACACTGCATAATGAAATATAACACATGAAATGTATTGCCTTGTAACTCATACATTTAATGAGTCATTATTCGGTCAAATTATACGCAAAACAACTCACCTTGCACCAAACTTTGAACCTTTTATCCACCTGTaatagcaaagaaaaaaaaaaaaaaaaaaaaatgcatcaaaaggcagtttttttccccaatagtGTAACAAGTAActattttatactgtatgtctcaaATACGAGCAGCATGGTGACCAAGTGGTgagcacgtttgcctcacagttctgagtttcaGAGTTCCAATTGGAGCTCTGGACTTCCAATGTGGGGTtgtcatgttctccctgtgcttgcacgtgttttctctgggtacgtTCCAAAAACAGGTAAAACAGGTgatgtccataggtatgaatgtaatGTACTCTAGTAGTCTAAAGTGTACTCTGTCCctcacccaaaatcagctgggagaGGTTCCAGCCCACCCGTGACCCAAATAAGAACAAGCAGAATAGACCACGAtgaacaggcatatattttgaaaacagcaaaataattaGCTGTAAGTCGAAAAGACAAcggaaatgaaaacattttaatccaaaagctaaagCTGGCCCAAAGAGcgcttattttattattgcatGAATATTGAATtctatttcattcattcattcattaatttttcgtaccgcttatcctcgccagggtcgcgggcatgctggagcctattgcagctgattctgggcgagaggcggggtacaccctgaagtagtcgccagccaaacgcaaggcacatagaaacaaacaaccattcgcactcacattcacacctacggacaatttagagtcttctatcaacataacatgcatgttttgggatgtggaaggaaaccggagtacccgccgaaaacccccgcaggcacggggagaacatgcaaacaccactcaggagaggccggatttgctaaccagttggccaccgtgccccccccccccccccccccccccccgttctaTTGCATATCCAATAAATGTATTATGTGACGAGTGAGAGAGAGGCATTCAAATTAATGCATTATCGTGCATTATAAAGTATTGTATTAttcacaaaccccaattccaatgaagttaggacattgtgcaaaacataaaaacaaaaaaaaattatgtgcaAATTCTATTCAATTgaggcggcacgttggacgactggtgagagtgtctgcctcacagttctgaggaccggggttcaatccccggccccgcctgtgtggagtttgcatgtactccccgtgcctgtgagggttttctacgggcactccggtttcctcctacatcccaaaaacatgcatggtaggttaattgaagtctctaaatt
It includes:
- the krt222 gene encoding keratin-like protein KRT222 isoform X2 — encoded protein: MDLLQNSNQITWGLNTRLKGFLEQVNRLQETNQQLEAQITERGMRNTSCSQDWSKQEVAVKELRAQVGKLLLENAQLALQSESMKSRAAAIQARCDTEERNTMRLEQQVAVLRESKKKTEQSSMILQADIDHSMTELQDINQEYEVARALQLQRVPSCDALLAATTAAGKQEDDGRGMELTKLLDQIRAQCNLNRLANHNERRLSAGSYSLPSYTGPSESEAGATAASTTTTTHSGALIEEKAAWAQVSLGSNALREARAELAEARKQWQSLQVEIETLHALEKGLENSLQNTQQLYSSQLQELSQVITGLEGELEQVRNGLATQRQRHSQMLNTKIRLEREISTYRRLLEREEGRYMVHSERQMGLQLWRSSLLEPNEKDSKPKESAVPHRPQSLVILTEPHEDKHLPISTVKTQEILQGDVVQESAEGHGTVETEKIDKVIKQWESSFFRGNPKLRKKSVSLRFDLHMAAADDGCARTEHDGLPDVEVRLIMKRSRSSATITP
- the krt222 gene encoding keratin-like protein KRT222 isoform X1; the encoded protein is MDLLQNSNQITWGLNTRLKGFLEQVNRLQETNQQLEAQITERGMRNTSCSQDWSKQEVAVKELRAQVGKLLLENAQLALQSESMKSRAAAIQARCDTEERNTMRLEQQVAVLRESKKKTEQSSMILQADIDHSMTELQDINQEYEVARALQLQRVPSCDALLAATTAAGKQEDDGRGMELTKLLDQIRAQCNLNRLANHNERRLSAGSYSLPSYTGPSESEAGATAASTTTTTHSGALIEEKAAWAQVSLGSNALREARAELAEARKQWQSLQVEIETLHALEKGLENSLQNTQQLYSSQLQELSQVITGLEGELEQVRNGLATQRQRHSQMLNTKIRLEREISTYRRLLEREEGRYMVHSERQMGLQLWRSSLLEPNEKGVENSFCDPTITPDEPKSEPLPETTSLLQKDSKPKESAVPHRPQSLVILTEPHEDKHLPISTVKTQEILQGDVVQESAEGHGTVETEKIDKVIKQWESSFFRGNPKLRKKSVSLRFDLHMAAADDGCARTEHDGLPDVEVRLIMKRSRSSATITP
- the krt222 gene encoding keratin-like protein KRT222 isoform X4, with the protein product MRLEQQVAVLRESKKKTEQSSMILQADIDHSMTELQDINQEYEVARALQLQRVPSCDALLAATTAAGKQEDDGRGMELTKLLDQIRAQCNLNRLANHNERRLSAGSYSLPSYTGPSESEAGATAASTTTTTHSGALIEEKAAWAQVSLGSNALREARAELAEARKQWQSLQVEIETLHALEKGLENSLQNTQQLYSSQLQELSQVITGLEGELEQVRNGLATQRQRHSQMLNTKIRLEREISTYRRLLEREEGRYMVHSERQMGLQLWRSSLLEPNEKGVENSFCDPTITPDEPKSEPLPETTSLLQKDSKPKESAVPHRPQSLVILTEPHEDKHLPISTVKTQEILQGDVVQESAEGHGTVETEKIDKVIKQWESSFFRGNPKLRKKSVSLRFDLHMAAADDGCARTEHDGLPDVEVRLIMKRSRSSATITP
- the krt222 gene encoding keratin-like protein KRT222 isoform X3 encodes the protein MDLLQNSNQITWGLNTRLKGFLEQVNRLQETNQQLEAQITERGMRNTSCSQDWSKQEVAVKELRAQVGKLLLENAQLALQSESMKSRAAAIQARCDTEERNTMRLEQQVAVLRESKKKTEQSSMILQADIDHSMTELQDINQEYEVARALQLQRVPSCDALLAATTAAGKQEDDGRGMELTKLLDQIRAQCNLNRLANHNERRLSAGSYSLPSYTGPSESEAGATAASTTTTTHSGALIEEKGLENSLQNTQQLYSSQLQELSQVITGLEGELEQVRNGLATQRQRHSQMLNTKIRLEREISTYRRLLEREEGRYMVHSERQMGLQLWRSSLLEPNEKGVENSFCDPTITPDEPKSEPLPETTSLLQKDSKPKESAVPHRPQSLVILTEPHEDKHLPISTVKTQEILQGDVVQESAEGHGTVETEKIDKVIKQWESSFFRGNPKLRKKSVSLRFDLHMAAADDGCARTEHDGLPDVEVRLIMKRSRSSATITP